From the Billgrantia sulfidoxydans genome, one window contains:
- the benB gene encoding benzoate 1,2-dioxygenase small subunit: protein MTYLDIQAFVYREARLLDDRQWDEWLTCYHKDAVFWMPAWDDDDRLTEDPQSEISLIYYPNREGLEDRVYRIKTERSGATSIPEPRTTHQVSNLEVLSQEGDTVELRFNWHTLSHRYQQTNAYFGTSFYTLDVSGDAPLITYKKVVLNNDYIHQVIDVYHV, encoded by the coding sequence ATGACTTATCTCGATATTCAGGCCTTTGTCTATCGCGAGGCCCGGCTGCTCGACGACCGCCAGTGGGACGAGTGGCTGACCTGCTACCACAAGGACGCGGTGTTCTGGATGCCGGCCTGGGACGACGACGACCGGCTGACCGAGGACCCGCAGAGCGAGATCTCGCTGATCTACTACCCCAACCGCGAGGGGCTCGAGGACCGCGTCTACCGCATCAAGACCGAGCGCTCCGGGGCGACCAGCATCCCCGAGCCGCGCACCACCCACCAGGTCTCCAACCTGGAGGTGCTCTCGCAGGAGGGCGACACGGTCGAGCTGCGCTTCAACTGGCACACCCTGAGCCACCGCTACCAGCAGACCAACGCCTACTTCGGCACGTCGTTCTACACCCTGGACGTGTCCGGCGACGCGCCGCTGATCACCTACAAGAAGGTGGTGCTGAACAACGACTACATCCACCAGGTCATCGACGTCTACCACGTCTGA
- a CDS encoding Rieske 2Fe-2S domain-containing protein yields MTAQLDRLEKRVRGAVVDDPENGIFRCHRSMFTDPAFFELEMKHIFEGNWLFLAHESQIAEPGDYMTVTMGRQPVIITRDKQGELHALINACAHRGATLCRKKRGNKGTFTCPFHGWSFKNDGKLLKAKNEKTGAYPEGFKQEGSHDLKRVARFESYRGFLFGSLSADVAPLTEYLGETTKIIDNIVDQAPEGIEILRGTSSYTFNGNWKLGAENGADGYHVSTVHWNYASTMERRNYDAGGTKAVDANGWSKSMGGFYSYENGHMMLWTRLLNPEVRPVYSQRERIEQELGEARADSIVNQTRNLCLYPNVYLMDQFSTQIRVIRPIAVDKSEVTIYCFAPKGESAENRALRIRQYEDFFNVSGMGTPDDLEEFRACQNGYAGLDAEWNDLSRGARQWIEGADDNARAIDMKPLLSGASPEDEGLYVMHHKHWVEEMLRAIEKERSQFIATASA; encoded by the coding sequence ATGACCGCACAGCTTGATCGTCTCGAGAAACGCGTCCGCGGCGCCGTCGTCGACGACCCCGAGAACGGCATCTTCCGCTGCCACCGCAGCATGTTCACCGACCCGGCCTTCTTCGAGCTGGAGATGAAGCACATCTTCGAAGGCAACTGGCTGTTCCTGGCCCACGAGAGCCAGATCGCCGAGCCGGGCGACTACATGACCGTCACCATGGGCCGCCAGCCGGTAATCATCACCCGCGACAAGCAGGGCGAGCTGCACGCGCTGATCAACGCCTGCGCCCACCGCGGCGCCACCCTGTGCCGCAAGAAGCGTGGCAACAAGGGCACTTTCACCTGCCCGTTCCACGGCTGGTCGTTCAAGAACGACGGCAAGCTGCTCAAGGCCAAGAACGAGAAGACCGGCGCCTACCCCGAGGGCTTCAAGCAGGAAGGCTCCCATGACCTCAAGCGCGTGGCGCGCTTCGAGAGCTATCGCGGCTTCCTGTTCGGCAGCCTGAGTGCCGACGTCGCCCCGCTCACCGAGTACCTCGGCGAGACCACCAAGATCATCGACAACATCGTCGACCAGGCGCCGGAGGGCATCGAGATCCTGCGCGGCACCTCCTCCTACACCTTCAACGGTAACTGGAAGCTGGGCGCCGAGAACGGGGCCGACGGCTACCACGTCAGCACCGTGCACTGGAACTACGCCTCGACCATGGAGCGGCGCAACTACGATGCTGGCGGCACCAAGGCGGTGGACGCCAACGGCTGGTCGAAGAGCATGGGCGGCTTCTACTCCTATGAGAACGGCCACATGATGCTGTGGACGCGCCTGCTCAACCCCGAGGTGCGCCCGGTCTACTCCCAGCGCGAGCGCATCGAGCAGGAGCTCGGCGAGGCGCGCGCCGATTCCATCGTCAACCAGACCCGCAATCTCTGCCTCTACCCCAACGTCTACCTGATGGACCAATTCTCCACCCAGATCCGCGTGATCCGGCCCATCGCCGTGGACAAGAGCGAGGTCACCATCTACTGCTTCGCGCCCAAGGGCGAATCGGCCGAGAACCGCGCCCTGCGCATCCGCCAGTATGAGGACTTCTTCAACGTCAGCGGCATGGGCACGCCGGACGACCTGGAGGAGTTCCGCGCCTGCCAGAACGGCTACGCCGGCCTCGACGCCGAGTGGAACGATCTCTCCCGCGGTGCCAGGCAGTGGATCGAGGGCGCTGACGACAACGCCCGCGCCATCGACATGAAGCCGCTGCTCAGCGGCGCCTCGCCCGAGGACGAGGGTCTCTACGTGATGCATCACAAGCACTGGGTCGAGGAGATGCTGCGCGCCATCGAGAAAGAGCGCAGCCAGTTCATTGCCACCGCGTCGGCCTGA
- the benC gene encoding benzoate 1,2-dioxygenase electron transfer component BenC encodes MSYTIALNFEDGVTRFISCKEGETVLDAAYRHKVNLPMDCSDGVCGTCKGTCEQGAFDLGDEYLDEALSDEEAAEGKVLTCQMVPSSDCVVQVPVASTLCKTGVGEFPGRVAEVERLSEDSFELVVDLDEGEGLTFLPGQYVNIQVPGSDETRSYSFSSLPGERRASFLIRNVPNGLMSGYLTGAAKPEDDLTLTGPMGSFYLREVERPVLMLAGGTGLAPFLSMLRQLQARGCDQPVRLLYGVNVDDHLVKLDELDAFVEALPDFAYTTVVADAASEHPRKGYVTHHMAPELLHDGEVDVYLCGPPPMVDAVLTHFREQGISPASFHYEKFTPSLAPEEAKKEAVA; translated from the coding sequence ATGAGCTACACCATAGCCCTCAACTTCGAAGACGGCGTGACCCGCTTCATCAGCTGCAAGGAAGGCGAGACGGTGCTCGACGCCGCCTATCGCCACAAGGTCAATCTGCCGATGGACTGCTCCGACGGTGTCTGCGGCACCTGCAAGGGCACCTGCGAGCAGGGTGCGTTCGACCTGGGCGACGAGTACCTCGACGAGGCGCTCTCCGACGAGGAGGCCGCCGAAGGCAAGGTGCTGACCTGCCAGATGGTGCCGTCGTCGGACTGCGTGGTGCAGGTGCCGGTAGCCTCGACCCTGTGCAAGACCGGCGTCGGCGAGTTCCCCGGCCGGGTCGCCGAAGTCGAGCGCCTCTCCGAGGACAGCTTCGAGCTCGTTGTCGATCTCGACGAAGGCGAGGGGCTCACTTTCCTGCCGGGGCAGTACGTCAACATCCAGGTGCCGGGCAGCGACGAGACCCGCTCCTACTCGTTCAGCTCGCTGCCCGGCGAGCGCCGCGCCAGCTTCCTCATCCGCAACGTGCCGAATGGCCTGATGAGCGGCTACCTGACCGGGGCGGCCAAGCCCGAGGACGACCTGACCCTGACCGGGCCGATGGGCAGCTTCTACCTGCGCGAGGTCGAGCGCCCCGTGCTGATGCTGGCCGGCGGCACCGGGCTGGCGCCGTTCCTCTCCATGCTGCGCCAGTTGCAGGCGCGCGGCTGCGACCAGCCGGTGCGCCTGCTCTACGGCGTGAACGTCGACGACCACCTGGTCAAGCTCGACGAGCTCGACGCCTTCGTCGAGGCGCTGCCCGACTTCGCCTACACCACGGTGGTGGCCGACGCGGCCAGCGAGCACCCTCGCAAGGGCTACGTGACCCACCACATGGCCCCCGAGCTGCTCCACGACGGCGAGGTCGACGTCTACCTGTGCGGGCCGCCGCCGATGGTCGATGCGGTACTCACCCACTTCCGCGAGCAGGGCATCTCGCCGGCCAGCTTCCACTACGAGAAGTTCACCCCGAGCCTGGCGCCAGAAGAGGCGAAGAAGGAGGCGGTGGCATGA
- the benD gene encoding benzoate diol dehydrogenase BenD: MSARFQDQTMVITGAAQGIGRRVAERAGAEGARLALVDRSDLIHEVVAGLCEQCVEAIALQADLETWQGAEEVMRRTVEHYGCLDILINNVGGAINFKPFTEFTESQISAEITRSLMPTLWCCRAALPPMVEQGGGVIVNVSSAATRGIHRIPYSAAKGGVNALTASLAFEYAEHGIRVVATAPGGTEAPPRRISRGTPEPRNEQEQAWFQAHIDQTKNSCLMGRYGTLDEMAAPILFLASRDASYITGSVVPVAGGDSG, from the coding sequence ATGAGCGCCCGATTCCAGGACCAGACGATGGTGATCACCGGCGCCGCCCAGGGTATCGGCCGGCGCGTCGCCGAGCGCGCCGGGGCCGAGGGCGCCCGGCTGGCGCTGGTGGATCGTTCCGACCTTATCCATGAAGTGGTGGCGGGACTGTGCGAGCAGTGCGTCGAGGCCATTGCGCTGCAGGCCGACCTGGAGACCTGGCAGGGTGCCGAGGAAGTGATGCGTAGGACCGTCGAGCACTACGGATGTCTCGACATCCTGATCAACAACGTGGGGGGAGCGATCAACTTCAAACCCTTCACCGAGTTCACCGAAAGCCAGATCTCGGCCGAGATTACCCGCTCGCTGATGCCCACCCTGTGGTGCTGTCGTGCGGCGCTGCCCCCCATGGTGGAGCAGGGTGGCGGCGTCATCGTCAACGTGTCGTCAGCGGCGACTCGCGGTATCCACCGGATTCCTTACTCGGCGGCCAAGGGGGGCGTCAACGCCTTGACCGCTTCCCTGGCCTTCGAATATGCCGAGCATGGCATTCGCGTGGTGGCCACTGCCCCCGGCGGGACCGAGGCGCCACCCCGGCGGATCTCGCGCGGTACTCCCGAGCCACGCAACGAGCAGGAGCAAGCCTGGTTCCAGGCCCACATCGACCAGACCAAGAACAGCTGTCTGATGGGGCGCTACGGCACCCTGGACGAGATGGCGGCCCCGATCCTGTTCCTGGCCTCCCGCGACGCCAGCTACATCACCGGCAGCGTGGTGCCGGTGGCGGGAGGTGACAGCGGCTGA
- a CDS encoding benzoate/H(+) symporter BenE family transporter → MKHIEKGAGLATAPRDFLRDLNADNLSAGVVAGIFGLSAGVIHISAGTAAGLPQEFTLLWVISYLMINGLFGLFLPAYYRLPLPMANSIPGALLFAAVIPLVGLNEALGATLIAGAIALVVGLAGWMSLVMRLIPMPIVMGMVAGILLKFGTNMVMPLQNALVPATIMILSFFFAARYLRRVPPLVVTLLVGVGYMALSGADFSSVTFSFKLPEFIMPAFTLEAFLAYGLPLALILVGMETPAGVGLVKGMGYKSAPANAITALGGFGTMVSAFFNLHSTCIAAPMTGICSGPEAGSHDKRWVAAVIVGIIFVTAAPFYGFVFSLIEAMPSYFIAIVAGLALLRVISSAMHMTFSGKHEVGAMFSFLIAVSGIQILGIGSSFWALVLGAGLSMLVEFRDFDFSRESRGSQGETATAR, encoded by the coding sequence GTGAAACATATCGAGAAGGGCGCCGGACTCGCCACGGCGCCACGCGACTTCCTCCGTGACCTCAACGCCGACAACCTGAGTGCCGGCGTGGTGGCCGGGATCTTCGGCCTCAGCGCCGGCGTCATCCACATCAGCGCCGGCACCGCGGCGGGGCTCCCCCAGGAGTTCACCCTGCTGTGGGTGATCAGCTACCTGATGATCAACGGCCTGTTCGGGCTGTTCCTGCCGGCCTACTACCGGCTGCCGCTGCCGATGGCCAATTCCATCCCCGGCGCGCTGCTGTTCGCCGCCGTCATTCCCCTGGTGGGCCTCAACGAGGCGCTGGGCGCCACGCTGATCGCGGGCGCCATTGCGCTGGTGGTGGGGCTGGCGGGGTGGATGAGCCTGGTCATGCGCTTGATTCCGATGCCCATCGTCATGGGCATGGTGGCGGGCATCCTGCTCAAGTTCGGCACCAACATGGTGATGCCGCTGCAGAATGCCTTGGTGCCGGCGACGATCATGATCCTCTCCTTCTTCTTCGCCGCGCGCTACCTGCGCCGGGTGCCGCCGCTGGTGGTCACGCTGCTGGTGGGCGTCGGCTACATGGCCCTCTCCGGCGCCGATTTCTCGAGCGTGACGTTCTCCTTCAAGCTGCCCGAGTTCATCATGCCGGCCTTCACCCTGGAGGCCTTCCTGGCCTACGGCCTGCCGCTGGCGCTGATCCTGGTCGGCATGGAGACGCCTGCCGGGGTGGGGCTGGTCAAGGGCATGGGCTACAAGAGCGCGCCGGCCAATGCGATCACCGCGCTGGGGGGCTTCGGTACCATGGTCTCGGCCTTCTTCAACCTGCACAGCACCTGCATCGCCGCGCCGATGACCGGGATCTGCTCGGGCCCCGAGGCCGGCAGCCACGACAAGCGCTGGGTGGCGGCGGTGATCGTCGGCATCATCTTCGTCACGGCGGCGCCCTTCTACGGCTTCGTGTTCAGCCTGATCGAGGCGATGCCGAGCTACTTCATCGCCATCGTCGCCGGGCTGGCGCTGCTGCGGGTGATCAGCTCGGCCATGCACATGACCTTCTCCGGCAAGCATGAGGTGGGGGCGATGTTCTCCTTCCTGATCGCCGTCTCGGGGATCCAGATCCTTGGCATCGGCTCCTCCTTCTGGGCGCTGGTGCTGGGGGCGGGCCTCTCCATGCTGGTGGAGTTCCGCGACTTCGACTTCTCCCGCGAGTCTCGCGGCTCGCAGGGGGAGACCGCCACGGCGCGCTAG